Proteins from a genomic interval of Oncorhynchus mykiss isolate Arlee chromosome 21, USDA_OmykA_1.1, whole genome shotgun sequence:
- the LOC110500879 gene encoding serine/threonine-protein kinase/endoribonuclease ire-1-like — protein MDFAEDSFFGYLALQLCEYTLDEYINTHLSKDDTPALMKITQEVLRSLSVFHGPTTKVLHRDIKPQNVLIDINGNAKLADFGISRRLTVEQTTRYTVPAGTKCWMAKETLDKQGSGYKRSSDIQVAGMLVYYVLSGGHHPFEGPLGEELEQNRNIIKGTYTLEHVADEVAKDLIEWMINEDPDERQMHKKSCSTSLVY, from the exons ATGGACTTTGCAGAAGACAGTTTCTTTGGTTATCTTGCTCTTCAGCTCTGTGAATACACTCTGGATGAGTACATTAATACACACCTGTCCAAGGACGACACTCCTGCCCTGATGAAAATCACTCAAGAGGTGCTCCGCAGTTTAAGTGTCTTTCATGGTCCAACTACCAAAGTCCTTCATCGGGATATCAAACCTCAGAATGTTTTGATAG ATATCAATGGAAATGCAAAATTGGCAGATTTTGGCATAAGTCGCAGATTGACAGTGGAACAAACAACTCGATACACAGTCCCTGCGGGAACAAAATGCTGGATGGCCAAGGAGACGTTAGACAAACAAGGCTCTGGATATAAGAGGAGCTCTGATATACAG GTGGCTGGGATGTTGGTATACTACGTCCTTTCTGGTGGACACCACCCCTTTGAAGGTCCACTTGGTGAGGAACTTGAACAGAATCGAAACATAATCAAGGGGACTTACACACTAGAACATGTGGCAGACGAGGTGGCAAAAGACCTCATTGAGTGGATGATCAATGAAGACCCTGATGAGAGACAAATGCATAAGAAGTCT TGTTCGACGTCGTTggtttactaa